A stretch of bacterium DNA encodes these proteins:
- a CDS encoding iron-sulfur cluster assembly protein: protein MAVTKEVVMEALGTVNDPEIPGLSIVDLGLIYGVDVEGGKVDVRMTVTAPGCPMAHYMAQMAKKAVEQLEGVDEANVEVVFEPSWNPEMMSAEAKKRLGFE, encoded by the coding sequence GTGGCGGTAACCAAAGAAGTCGTAATGGAAGCGCTGGGCACGGTGAACGACCCCGAGATCCCGGGCCTCAGCATCGTCGACCTGGGCCTGATATACGGCGTAGACGTAGAGGGTGGCAAGGTGGACGTGCGGATGACGGTTACGGCGCCGGGCTGCCCCATGGCCCATTATATGGCGCAGATGGCGAAGAAAGCCGTCGAGCAGCTGGAGGGCGTCGACGAGGCCAACGTCGAGGTGGTCTTCGAGCCGTCGTGGAACCCGGAAATGATGAGCGCCGAGGCCAAGAAGAGGTTGGGCTTCGAGTAG
- the thiS gene encoding sulfur carrier protein ThiS — MVITVNGERREFPGDATVAGVLEHFGVDAARAVVELNREIVPREDYGATPVAEGDVLELVEVVGGG; from the coding sequence ATGGTGATCACGGTTAACGGCGAGCGGCGCGAGTTCCCCGGCGACGCGACCGTGGCCGGGGTGCTCGAGCACTTCGGCGTCGACGCCGCCCGGGCGGTAGTGGAGCTCAACCGCGAGATCGTGCCGCGCGAGGACTACGGCGCGACGCCGGTGGCCGAAGGCGACGTTCTGGAGCTGGTGGAAGTAGTGGGCGGCGGCTAA